One window of the Paenibacillus beijingensis genome contains the following:
- a CDS encoding N-acyl-D-amino-acid deacylase family protein, translating into MYDLIIQSGCIVDGSGAPWYRADIAVKDGIIAKVGNLKDEAANRYIIATGLIVAPGFIDIHSHDDLHILENPFMETKVRQGVTTTVIGNCGFGLYPVLPVNEKLFREYAIGLFGEPERKPFGFAQFDGFIEALNRRGAAVNVSSFVAHGVLRVSVMGFDNRKPTNAELDKMKSLLRQALRSGSVGMSLGLVYPPGSYADTEELIELSKVVAVEGGIVSSHIRNEAGYLLDSLDEMLTLAKEANVPLEISHLKAIGFSNFGKAKEALRKISTAKNEGVDVTFDQYPYPSGSTTATRFMPPWALEGGIKEMLQRIRYQPTRERIIRDIKDGIPNSRWEPMWKVNGWKNMMICSVEKPENKTFEGRNVEELANQLNQDPITFMLNLLDDEEGRVMMINFQQDKNDLEAIMTSDLQMFGSDGLPLRGKKAHPRLYGSFARVLGTYVREHGLLTLERAVMKMTYMPANRLGLFDRGLIRPGMAADLTIFNRQTITDLASYTNPAVHPKGIETVIVNGALVLENGSITGELPGKALRSMCRN; encoded by the coding sequence ATGTACGATTTGATCATTCAAAGCGGCTGCATTGTCGATGGCAGCGGCGCTCCATGGTACCGGGCCGATATTGCCGTAAAGGATGGGATCATTGCAAAGGTTGGAAATTTAAAGGATGAGGCAGCCAACCGGTACATAATTGCCACAGGATTAATCGTTGCGCCGGGATTCATCGATATCCATAGCCATGACGATCTTCATATTCTGGAAAATCCGTTTATGGAAACTAAGGTTCGTCAAGGTGTAACGACAACGGTCATCGGGAATTGCGGGTTTGGACTTTATCCCGTACTTCCGGTAAATGAGAAGCTGTTCCGCGAATATGCCATCGGTCTTTTCGGGGAACCGGAAAGGAAGCCGTTCGGATTTGCGCAATTCGACGGCTTTATAGAAGCATTGAATCGCCGAGGCGCTGCTGTCAATGTCTCGTCCTTCGTTGCTCATGGCGTTTTACGAGTTTCGGTGATGGGATTTGACAACCGCAAACCGACAAATGCAGAGCTGGATAAAATGAAAAGTTTGCTGCGTCAAGCGCTTCGCAGCGGGTCTGTCGGAATGTCGCTCGGTCTTGTCTACCCGCCCGGTTCGTACGCGGATACGGAAGAATTAATCGAGCTGAGTAAAGTCGTAGCAGTGGAAGGAGGAATCGTCTCATCCCACATTCGAAATGAAGCGGGGTATTTGCTTGATTCCTTGGATGAAATGCTGACCCTGGCAAAAGAAGCGAACGTGCCGCTGGAGATCTCCCATTTAAAGGCCATCGGATTCAGCAATTTTGGAAAAGCAAAGGAAGCTTTGCGGAAGATATCAACAGCGAAAAATGAAGGAGTGGACGTAACTTTCGATCAGTATCCATATCCTTCAGGAAGTACGACTGCAACCCGATTTATGCCGCCATGGGCATTAGAAGGCGGAATAAAGGAGATGCTGCAGCGTATTCGATATCAGCCTACAAGAGAACGAATCATTCGAGACATTAAGGATGGAATTCCGAATTCACGTTGGGAACCGATGTGGAAGGTTAACGGCTGGAAAAATATGATGATTTGTTCGGTAGAGAAACCGGAAAATAAAACGTTCGAAGGCCGTAATGTCGAGGAGCTTGCAAATCAACTCAATCAAGATCCGATCACGTTCATGCTGAATTTGCTGGATGACGAAGAAGGACGGGTAATGATGATTAATTTTCAGCAGGACAAGAATGATCTGGAAGCCATCATGACAAGCGACTTGCAAATGTTCGGTTCCGACGGTTTGCCGTTGAGAGGGAAAAAGGCCCACCCACGCTTGTACGGATCCTTCGCTAGAGTACTTGGAACATACGTCAGAGAGCATGGACTGCTGACCTTGGAGAGAGCCGTCATGAAGATGACGTATATGCCGGCAAACCGGCTTGGGCTGTTTGATCGTGGATTAATCAGACCGGGTATGGCGGCTGATCTTACGATTTTTAATCGGCAAACGATCACCGACTTGGCGTCGTATACGAACCCTGCAGTCCATCCGAAAGGAATTGAAACCGTTATTGTTAATGGGGCACTCGTACTGGAAAACGGTTCGATAACGGGCGAATTGCCAGGCAAGGCTTTGCGAAGCATGTGCCGTAATTGA
- a CDS encoding aldo/keto reductase: protein MNYRTLGKTGLQVSEIGYGAWGIGKTAWIGATDDESIRALNRSIELGLNFIDTALGYGDGHSERLVGQVVREHSEPIYVATKIPPKNMQWPARAGVPAEETFPQEHIIRCTEQSLRNLGLETIDVQQFHVWSDEWMDSGDWLEGVRKLKEQGKIRHFGVSINDHQPESAIKLVESGLVDSVQVIYNIFDQSPEDALLPACEKHNVGVIVRVALDEGGLTGRITPETTFDANDFRNNYFRGDRKREVFERVQRIVADLDSDIKNAPEIALRYVLSHPAVTTVIPGMRSVQNVERNMAVGDGKGLPSEQTAKLKQHRWIRDYYRG, encoded by the coding sequence ATGAACTACCGTACGCTTGGCAAAACAGGGCTTCAAGTGTCCGAGATCGGCTACGGCGCTTGGGGGATTGGAAAAACGGCTTGGATCGGCGCGACTGATGATGAATCGATCAGAGCTCTGAACCGGTCCATTGAGCTTGGACTTAATTTTATCGACACGGCACTCGGATATGGAGACGGTCACAGCGAGAGGCTTGTCGGACAAGTTGTTCGCGAACATTCGGAGCCGATCTATGTCGCCACGAAAATTCCGCCCAAAAACATGCAGTGGCCGGCCCGAGCCGGCGTTCCGGCCGAAGAGACGTTCCCTCAGGAACATATCATTCGCTGCACCGAGCAAAGTCTGCGCAATCTTGGACTTGAGACGATTGACGTTCAGCAGTTTCATGTCTGGTCTGATGAATGGATGGACAGCGGCGATTGGCTGGAAGGAGTCCGCAAGCTGAAGGAGCAGGGGAAAATACGTCATTTCGGTGTATCCATCAACGATCATCAGCCGGAGAGCGCAATCAAGCTGGTCGAGAGCGGCCTGGTTGATTCCGTACAAGTCATTTACAACATTTTTGATCAAAGCCCTGAAGATGCGCTGCTTCCGGCTTGCGAGAAACATAACGTAGGCGTCATCGTGCGCGTTGCGCTCGATGAAGGCGGATTGACGGGCCGGATCACCCCCGAGACGACTTTTGATGCTAACGACTTCCGCAACAACTACTTCCGTGGAGACCGGAAGAGAGAAGTATTCGAACGTGTCCAGCGTATCGTAGCGGATCTGGATTCCGATATTAAGAATGCTCCGGAAATCGCTCTCCGATATGTGCTTAGCCATCCGGCCGTCACAACGGTTATTCCGGGCATGCGCTCGGTACAAAATGTGGAGCGGAACATGGCGGTAGGGGACGGCAAAGGATTGCCGTCCGAACAAACAGCCAAGCTGAAACAGCACCGTTGGATACGGGATTATTATCGGGGCTAA
- a CDS encoding alanine racemase — MKVSELPTPAFIIDLDRLQFNIGLMADIAKKNGIKLRPHIKTHKMPVIAKMQMDMGAVGVTCAKVTEAEVMVRAGIKDILIAFPVVGDYQVRKIGELIDAGCTITVAFDSAYGAQKLHKQAIRKGKMIDLYMIINTGADRDGVKPGEAALHLAEQTRDLSNVRIKGIMTHEGHVYKANDLNQLREIVLNAGHQMVETAALLRMHGYPVQEVSMGSTPACRAGIAAKGITEWRPGTYVFNDIHELVATPIEECALSILATVVSHPAPNRFILDSGSKTLTADKPGGTKGYGYIKQAPNAVIDRLSEEHGVVLSEQEDALSIGQRVEIIPNHVCPTINLTNNVYVTRGENVIEEWKVEARGKIQ, encoded by the coding sequence ATGAAAGTGAGCGAATTGCCTACCCCGGCTTTTATAATTGACCTTGATCGCTTGCAGTTTAATATTGGTCTTATGGCCGATATCGCCAAGAAGAATGGGATAAAACTAAGGCCACACATTAAGACGCACAAGATGCCCGTTATCGCAAAAATGCAGATGGATATGGGAGCCGTTGGTGTAACGTGCGCAAAAGTGACCGAGGCTGAGGTGATGGTAAGAGCGGGAATAAAAGATATATTAATTGCTTTTCCGGTAGTCGGGGATTATCAAGTACGAAAAATCGGAGAGCTGATCGATGCAGGGTGCACAATAACGGTTGCTTTCGACAGCGCATACGGCGCTCAAAAGCTTCATAAACAGGCGATACGGAAAGGGAAGATGATCGATTTATATATGATTATAAATACGGGAGCAGATCGCGACGGTGTGAAGCCTGGTGAAGCGGCGCTGCATTTGGCCGAGCAAACGAGGGATTTGAGCAACGTTCGTATAAAGGGAATTATGACCCATGAGGGACATGTCTACAAGGCCAATGATTTAAATCAACTACGAGAGATCGTCCTAAATGCAGGACATCAGATGGTGGAAACCGCAGCGTTATTAAGAATGCATGGATATCCGGTACAGGAAGTAAGCATGGGGTCAACGCCCGCCTGCCGTGCGGGCATCGCCGCTAAGGGGATAACCGAATGGCGGCCCGGCACCTATGTCTTTAATGACATCCATGAGCTGGTAGCTACGCCGATCGAGGAATGTGCCCTTTCCATTCTTGCCACTGTCGTAAGCCATCCTGCACCCAACCGGTTCATTCTCGATTCCGGAAGCAAAACGTTAACGGCCGACAAACCGGGAGGGACAAAAGGATACGGCTATATCAAGCAAGCGCCGAACGCCGTCATTGATCGGCTAAGCGAAGAGCATGGAGTCGTCCTGTCAGAGCAGGAAGATGCTTTATCTATTGGCCAGCGCGTAGAGATTATTCCCAATCATGTATGCCCGACGATTAATTTGACGAACAACGTCTATGTGACTCGCGGGGAGAACGTCATAGAGGAGTGGAAGGTGGAGGCACGGGGCAAGATTCAGTGA
- a CDS encoding acyltransferase, whose translation MSAKKKLLHLTSKIKGLSTFGKRGYSLKDAPSVRGKVYVNDYGELVIGRQFSMIGRPWASQLTVDKGAKLLFGHNVFINAGCGIAATTEIRIGNDVRIGPRTSIMDSDYHRLDADVMYHDLKKPVIIGDNVWIGTRCTILAGVTIGKNSVVAAGSIVIKDVPENVVVAGAPAKVIRELNTPDGWVRG comes from the coding sequence ATGAGCGCAAAAAAGAAACTTTTACACTTAACATCGAAAATAAAAGGGTTGTCGACATTCGGCAAACGCGGATATTCGCTGAAGGATGCCCCTTCGGTCCGAGGAAAAGTGTACGTGAACGATTATGGAGAGCTTGTCATCGGCAGGCAATTTTCGATGATCGGAAGGCCATGGGCAAGTCAGCTTACAGTCGATAAAGGAGCGAAGCTGCTGTTTGGCCACAACGTGTTCATTAATGCGGGCTGCGGCATCGCGGCTACGACAGAAATCCGGATCGGCAACGATGTGAGGATCGGCCCGCGAACGAGTATTATGGACAGCGACTATCATCGACTGGATGCAGATGTAATGTACCATGATCTCAAGAAGCCCGTCATCATCGGCGATAACGTATGGATTGGGACGAGATGCACCATTTTGGCGGGCGTGACGATCGGGAAAAATTCGGTTGTAGCCGCAGGCAGCATTGTTATAAAAGACGTCCCGGAAAACGTCGTTGTGGCCGGAGCTCCCGCAAAAGTGATCCGGGAACTGAATACACCCGACGGGTGGGTGCGAGGTTGA
- a CDS encoding aldehyde dehydrogenase family protein, with amino-acid sequence MHHVQFFFNGKSRRSASGETFFTYSPSTGEVVAEVAKGAREDARLAVEGAVQCKEAMARLSVWDRSLLLKRIADQLEKRKEEVAYAVALEQGKPYNTEALGEVTRAVEGFANASEHIKWFETSVINVKDPTKRVFSIRQPKGVYGVITPWNFPINIPVEYIAPALAAGNAVVWLPAPSVSYSAWKLMECIIDADLPSGAVNFITGPGSEAGDGIVIHPEVNGIGFTGSTKTGNIISQRGAGKHMILELGGNGPTIIADDAELNEQNLTAIASSCFSNAGQICTAAGRIIVHQAREYEVVSFLARYAQSLIVGESFDQKINMGPMHNEDNCSKLDTHIADAVNRGAEVVFGGRRLENFKTRLFYQPTVLRNVHPDSLANCEESFGPLAPVVSFSNDRELKEIVSKSSLGLSSAIFTSNINKAFNLAESMKTGIVNINDRSNYWELHIPFGGISGGSSGRGRLGGMKVLEEMTDLKTITFTIQN; translated from the coding sequence GTGCATCACGTTCAGTTTTTTTTCAATGGAAAATCAAGAAGAAGTGCCAGCGGGGAGACGTTTTTTACATATAGCCCAAGTACCGGAGAGGTTGTTGCGGAGGTAGCTAAAGGAGCAAGGGAAGACGCACGATTGGCCGTTGAAGGGGCCGTTCAATGCAAAGAGGCCATGGCCAGGCTATCCGTGTGGGATCGTTCTTTATTGTTAAAGAGGATTGCGGATCAATTGGAGAAGAGAAAAGAAGAAGTCGCGTATGCCGTCGCTCTCGAACAAGGGAAGCCTTACAATACGGAGGCGCTTGGCGAGGTAACCAGGGCTGTCGAGGGGTTTGCCAACGCTTCGGAACATATCAAATGGTTTGAAACCTCGGTGATCAATGTGAAAGATCCGACAAAACGGGTGTTTAGCATTCGGCAGCCCAAAGGAGTCTACGGGGTGATCACGCCTTGGAATTTTCCGATAAACATCCCTGTTGAATACATAGCACCTGCGTTAGCTGCGGGAAATGCTGTCGTATGGCTCCCTGCTCCTTCCGTTTCATACTCCGCATGGAAGCTGATGGAGTGCATCATTGATGCAGATCTTCCTTCGGGTGCTGTCAATTTTATTACCGGACCGGGAAGCGAAGCGGGAGATGGAATTGTCATTCATCCCGAAGTAAATGGCATCGGTTTCACCGGTAGCACCAAAACCGGGAACATCATTTCCCAAAGAGGCGCCGGCAAACATATGATCTTGGAGCTTGGAGGGAACGGCCCGACGATTATTGCTGACGATGCCGAGCTTAATGAACAAAATCTGACGGCGATCGCCTCGTCCTGCTTTTCCAATGCCGGCCAAATTTGTACGGCTGCCGGCAGAATTATTGTCCATCAAGCTCGTGAGTATGAGGTGGTATCATTTTTAGCCCGCTATGCGCAATCCCTTATCGTCGGCGAATCATTTGATCAGAAGATTAATATGGGCCCTATGCATAATGAAGATAATTGCAGCAAACTTGATACTCACATTGCCGATGCTGTGAATAGGGGGGCGGAAGTCGTTTTTGGAGGAAGGAGATTGGAAAATTTCAAGACCCGGTTATTTTATCAGCCTACGGTTCTTCGAAATGTCCATCCCGATTCTCTGGCAAATTGCGAGGAATCGTTCGGCCCCCTTGCTCCGGTAGTCTCTTTCTCCAATGACAGGGAATTGAAAGAAATCGTCAGCAAAAGCAGCTTAGGGTTAAGTTCAGCCATCTTTACGTCAAATATCAACAAGGCCTTTAATCTGGCTGAATCGATGAAAACAGGCATCGTTAATATTAATGACCGCAGCAATTACTGGGAGCTGCATATCCCTTTCGGCGGGATTTCCGGCGGCAGCAGCGGAAGAGGAAGACTGGGGGGGATGAAGGTTCTAGAAGAGATGACAGATTTAAAAACGATTACTTTTACTATACAGAACTAG
- a CDS encoding glucose 1-dehydrogenase yields MRLQEKVAVITGAGSGIGRSTSVLFAQQGAKVAVADVNSQAAEETVGIIREAGGEAVPVRVDVSKEDSVKEMFNTAVQHFGKLDIVFNNAGVPMTPHPIEEITEELYDRIFNVNVKGVIFGCKHAVPFFKKQGYGGVIINTASTVASSPKPGLNVYAASKNAVITLTKSFALDLADSQIRVVGISPAAVDSPMFAGFIGDRDEAEAKKSYISTIPLGRLVQPDDIANAALYLASDEASLVTGIVLNVCGGRSV; encoded by the coding sequence ATGAGACTTCAAGAAAAAGTTGCCGTTATTACCGGAGCGGGTTCAGGAATTGGGCGCAGTACATCGGTGCTCTTCGCACAACAAGGCGCAAAAGTTGCCGTTGCGGATGTCAATTCTCAAGCAGCGGAAGAGACGGTTGGAATAATAAGAGAAGCGGGTGGGGAAGCGGTACCTGTTCGTGTTGATGTCAGCAAGGAAGACTCGGTCAAGGAAATGTTCAATACCGCCGTCCAACATTTTGGCAAGCTGGATATTGTGTTTAACAATGCCGGCGTTCCAATGACTCCGCATCCGATAGAGGAAATTACGGAGGAATTATACGACCGGATTTTCAATGTCAATGTGAAAGGCGTTATCTTTGGCTGCAAACACGCTGTTCCTTTTTTTAAGAAACAAGGCTACGGCGGCGTCATCATAAATACGGCTTCGACAGTAGCGAGCAGTCCGAAACCCGGATTAAATGTGTATGCCGCTTCAAAAAATGCGGTCATCACATTAACCAAGTCCTTCGCGCTGGATTTGGCGGACAGCCAAATTCGTGTAGTCGGAATTAGCCCCGCAGCTGTAGATTCCCCGATGTTTGCCGGATTTATCGGCGATCGCGATGAAGCAGAAGCGAAAAAAAGCTATATTTCTACCATTCCGTTAGGCAGACTTGTTCAACCGGACGACATTGCAAACGCCGCCCTTTATCTGGCCTCCGATGAAGCTTCGCTCGTTACCGGCATTGTGCTGAACGTTTGCGGAGGAAGAAGCGTATAA